In Carya illinoinensis cultivar Pawnee chromosome 16, C.illinoinensisPawnee_v1, whole genome shotgun sequence, a single window of DNA contains:
- the LOC122298573 gene encoding lysine-specific demethylase JMJ25-like isoform X4: MARGRKKRDLQEGCGPKGEGVVGEAVEPVTKRDAGASVEKAEKGDASVNGIGVSMGSGPRTRGVKRLNYAEFMGEDDGEVLVKKRGRKKSKLAAGENYAVQKNEKIEDNNGLASEQEILGYADKQRILDRPIKKRGRKRKNLSAEKGHGESCSAQQDKRVEESNGFDPGQGIAGDANKGKMLGRPKKKRGRVGVANKVTKEAVLENKKKNNGTERKDSYWIEEESLMCHQCQRNDKGEVVRCKSCKRKRYCVPCLKRWYPNMEKDVVAEACPVCRGNCNCKACLRLDVPVKNLKNLEFTVSEDEQFEHYKYVLQTILPILKQLNEEQMTEKEMEAKRQGLLHPLLEIKQVDCPIDERMYCDNCKTSIYDFHRSCPRCSYDLCLICCREIRDENIRGVDEEVIMKYIDRGLDYLHGGEGKEVKLPAETCPVDHMKSKSGWKSKEDGSIPCPSKDMGGCGQGILELRCVFSENFVADLVKKAEEIAKSCKLMDVAATSLQRCLCFNSVGEVDFSNDRLRKAASREDSDDNYLYCLRAQDIHHRDLKHFQWHWSRAEPIIVSNVLESASGLSWEPEVMWRAVRQLKHAKHDRELEVKAIDCLDWCECNINIHQFFTWYMHGRVDQRLWPLILKLKDWPPSNLFEERLPRHGAEFICCLPFKEYTHPRKGLLNIAVNLPEKSLKPDMGPKTYIAYGIPQELGRGDSVTKLHCDMSDAVNVLTHTAKVPLEAKTLESIEKLKRKHFEQDQKEIFGDFLPVDEKVKINISGSASCTLTANDKEFSGEPGDQSTYVTITELANHAVQIAGDSRMDGADFSRGSVLEKTEVAEVDEANNGGSFLTSSGNNLDGLEASQSGALWDIFRRQDSPKLQEYLKKHFREFRHIHCCPLPQVVHPIHDQTFYLTVEHKRKLKDEYGIEPWTFVQNLGDAVFIPAGCPHQVRNLEGLGNILGCKVASLPLKYLGLPWGAAFKAKSIWVDVLEKLDRRLAGWKPSYLSKGGRLRSCIKVALDFVSPENVGECIRLTEEFRTLPLNHRAKEDKLQVKKMTVHALSQVVESLEQKPRLSVM, from the exons ATGGCGCGTGGTAGAAAGAAGCGGGATTTGCAGGAAGGATGTGGTCCTAAGGGGGAAGGAGTAGTTGGAGAAGCAGTCGAGCCTGTGACGAAAAGGGACGCTGGGGCTTCGGTGGAGAAGGCCGAGAAAGGCGATGCTTCTGTTAATGGAATTGGGGTTTCTATGGGAAGTGGGCCGAGGACTCGTGGGGTGAAGAGGCTGAACTATGCTGAATTCATGGGCGAAGATGATGGTGAGGTTTTGGTGAAGAAGCGTGGGAGGAAGAAAAGCAAGCTAGCTGCTGGTGAAAATTACGCTGTTCAGAAGAATGAGAAGATTGAGGATAACAATGGGTTGGCGTCAGAACAAGAAATTTTAGGCTACGCAGATAAGCAGAGGATACTGGATAGGCCAATAAAGAAGCGtgggaggaagagaaagaactTATCGGCCGAGAAAGGCCATGGAGAAAGTTGCAGTGCTCAGCAGGATAAGAGAGTTGAGGAAAGTAATGGGTTCGATCCAGGGCAAGGCATTGCTGGCGATGCAAATAAGGGGAAGATGCTGGGAAGGCCAAAGAAGAAGCGTGGTAGAGTTGGAGTTGCAAACAAGGTTACGAAAGAGGCGGTtttggaaaacaaaaagaagaacaatGGGACAGAGAGGAAGGATTCTTAT TGGATCGAAGAGGAGTCGTTAATGTGTCATCAATGTCAGAGGAATGATAAAGGCGAGGTTGTTCGGTGCAAGAGTTGTAAGAGAAAACGATATTGTGTACCTTGCCTGAAAAGAtg GTATCCAAATATGGAGAAGGATGTTGTTGCAGAGGCTTGTCCAGTGTGTCGTGGAAATTGCAATTGCAAAGCATGCTTACGATTGGATGTGCCTGTTAAG AATTTGAAGAACCTAGAATTTACTGTCAGTGAGGACGAGCAGTTTGAGCACTATAAATATGTGCTACAAACAATTCTTCCAATTTTGAAGCAACTTAATGAAGAACAAATGACTGAAAAGGAAATGGAGGCCAAAAGACAAG GGTTATTGCATCCGCTTTTAGAGATAAAGCAAGTAGATTGCCCTATTGACGAACGTATGTATTG TGACAACTGCAAGACTTCCATATATGATTTTCACAGAAGTTGTCCTAGATGTTCCTATGATCTTTGCCTTATCTGTTGCCGGGAGATTCGTGATGAAAACATCCGGGGAGTTGATGAAGAAGTGATTATGAAGTATATTGACCGTGGCCTTGACTATTTGCATGGTGGAGAGGGTAAGGAAGTGAAATTACCTGCTGAGACGTGCCCTGTGGATCATATGAAGTCAAAATCTGGGTGGAAATCGAAAGAAGATGGTAGCATTCCTTGCCCCTCAAAAGACATGGGTGGTTGTGGTCAGGGAATTCTAGAATTGCGATGtgttttttcagaaaatttCGTTGCAGACTTGGTAAAAAAAGCAGAAGAAATAGCCAAAAGTTGCAAACTTATGGATGTGGCTGCAACATCTTTACAACGGTGTTTGTGCTTCAACTCTGTGGGAGAAGTCGACTTCAGTAATGATAGGCTACGAAAAGCGGCGTCTCGAGAAGATTCTGATGACAACTATTTGTATTGCCTGAGGGCGCAAGATATACACCACAGGGATTTGAAGCATTTCCAGTGGCATTGGAGCAGAGCTGAGCCCATAATTGTCAGTAATGTGCTTGAATCTGCATCTGGTTTAAGTTGGGAACCAGAGGTCATGTGGCGTGCAGTCCGTCAGTTGAAACATGCCAAACATGATAGGGAGTTGGAAGTGAAGGCTATTGATTGCTTGGATTGGTGTGAG TGCAATATCAATATCCACCAGTTCTTTACATGGTATATGCATGGTCGTGTTGATCAGCGCTTGTGGCCCTTGATACTAAAACTGAAAGATTGGCCTCCTTCTAATTTGTTTGAGGAACGCTTGCCTCGACATGGTGCTGAGTTTATCTGTTGCTTGCCCTTTAAGGAATATACACATCCACGCAAGGGTCTTTTAAATATTGCAGTCAACTTGCCTGAGAAATCTCTGAAGCCAGATATGGGCCCCAAGACTTATATTGCTTATGGAATTCCTCAGGAGCTTGGCCGTGGGGACTCTGTCACTAAGCTTCACTGTGACATGTCTGATGCA GTAAATGTTTTGACACATACTGCCAAGGTGCCCCTTGAAGCTAAGACACTCGAGAGTATAGAGAAGTTGAAAAGGAAGCACTTTGAGCAAGACCAAAAAGAAATCTTTGGGGATTTTCTGCCTGTGGATGAAAAGGTCAAGATTAACATTTCTGGCAGTGCGTCTTGTACACTTACTGCTAATGATAAAGAATTTAGCGGTGAACCTGGGGATCAGAGCACCTATGTAACCATTACAGAACTGGCTAATCATGCTGTTCAAATTGCTGGAGACTCAAGAATGGACGGGGCAGACTTTTCAAGGGGATCAGTGCTGGAAAAGACTGAAGTGGCAGAAGTTGATGAAGCTAACAATGGTGGGAGTTTTCTTACAAGTTCTGGAAATAATTTGGATGGGTTAGAAGCTTCTCAGAGTGGTGCCCTTTGGGACATCTTCCGAAGACAAGACAGTCCTAAGTTGCAGGAGTATCTTAAGAAGCATTTCCGGGAATTCAGGCACATCCATTGTTGTCCATTGCCGCAG GTTGTTCACCCTATACACGACCAGACCTTTTATCTGACTGTGGAGCACAAGAGAAAGCTCAAGGATGAGTATG GAATTGAACCATGGACATTTGTCCAAAATCTTGGGGATGCTGTCTTCATTCCTGCTGGCTGTCCTCATCAAGTCAGAAACCTAGAG GGCTTGGGAAATATCTTGGGCTGTAAGGTTGCTTCACTACCCTTGAAATACCTTGGTCTTCCGTGGGGGGCTGCTTTCAAGGCAAAATCTATTTGGGTGGATGTGTTAGAAAAACTTGATAGAAGATTGGCAGGTTGGAAACCAAGCTATTTATCAAAGGGTGGTAGATTAAGG TCATGCATAAAGGTCGCACTAGACTTTGTCTCACCTGAAAATGTTGGTGAGTGCATACGTTTGACAGAGGAATTCCGTACACTTCCCCTTAATCATAGGGCCAAGGAGGACAAGTTGCAG GTGAAGAAAATGACTGTTCATGCTCTGAGCCAGGTTGTTGAAAGTTTAGAGCAGAAGCCAAG GCTTTCAGTCATGTAG